AGATGAGCATATGAAAGaaaatgtgcacagataaataatttataataggGATGTAATGGTACACAAgactcacggttcggtacgtacctcggttttgaagtcacggttcggtacgggttcggtacagcaggtggggagaaaactaaacataaaattgcctttttattattattaaacagtggtttcctgaacaaattgtgtttttttttttttgttttttttttgtgtgtgtgtctttaaataaattaaattataactaAAAGTTTCATAAGGATTAAAAAATTATCTTTGCTGATGCTATAAACTATATAGGGAGCCGGCACTTTCTGTTTGAGTTTCATGATTTcgtggacagaatttgaaggataacactttgtttcttattgaAATAACAAAACgcagagcttattgcgattattggtggttaatggtgGTTAGGCTACAATGTTGCAATGTAATGCATTCGGTACACACGTGCACCGAACCGAAAGCCCTGTACCGAAACTCAATGCAATTAGTCCATTGTATTGAACATATATCATCATTAaatgtgcttttgttaactCATGATGTGGGCTTCATGTTTTCAGTATTTTCTGTGTGTatgatgattttgttttctgtcttgTAGTCGCTTCATTCTTCACATCCCCAGCGAGGAGAGGGACAATGCCATCAGAGTTTGCTTCCAGATTGAGCTTGCCCATTGGTTTTACCTGGACTTCTGCCTGCAGAATTCACCAGGATTACCTCAGTGTGGGATAAGAGACTTTGCCAAGGCTGATATCctaaagagatttttttaatattcctAATGAAAGCGTACTTGGGCCAGAGAGAGTACTGAGTTTGTCTGTTTTGAGTGGTCAGTAGCCTTAGAAAAGGGTAGGCCAGGTTTTTGGCCCTGCAGAAAGACTCAATGAACAATCCCCATCATTCACAACAAGTAATATTAGTTTAACAATTGTTCTAATACCATGAAAATAGGGAAGTCCACACCACTGCTATAACGATAATGACAGAGAGGAACAATAACAGTGAAATaattttcagaatgatttttttttttccagctgataaatgaaaaaatcattgacagccaatcacaaTCCACTTCCAGAACCCAGTGAATCAGctcatttaaagtggcagatgacaaaactgcagcgcacGCTTACAATAAACAGATTGTTTTCATGCgtttggtgtggacgcaaatatattatttgttatGTTCTTTATAGTTTTCATTCTTAGTGTGAATGGGACTTAAATGCACAATTTTCTGAAATCTTTTTGAACTGATGAGACTATTCAGCAGGTGCCTTCTTGATCaaaagaaaattattattatcaggcATCAGAAAAATTTGAAACAGGCTGAATATAATTATACGTTATAAAGGAGTATATATGTGAGAAATAAGCCCTCTGCTGTCTGGATTCAAATCCTGCTGTGCCTCGACGGGATGGAGTAGGTGATGCCagaaagtatctaaaattgagTTTGGGGCAAGACAAAATGATGCACAACCACCTCGAAAGAACAAAaagtgtcattaaaaaaaaattccctttGGTCTCCCACGCCAAAAAAAGTGTCTAAATAAGACAACAATTAGAGACAGATAATTagagaagaaagacaaacataaatagtgatgaaagccaaaatattaaatgtgatGGATGAATATTTACTGAGTAGTCCACTGTTTTGGGAACGTCATACAGGTATGAATGACATggtttgtttctctctctgtgtgtctccTTAACATTATGATCACTTTTTAATCACTGTCCATTCCTGCTGCCCCAAGGAGAGGATGTTCAGAAAGTTTTAGAGCAGTGGAAAGAGTATAAGATGGGTGTGCCTACATTTGGTGCTATTATTCTAGATGAAACACTTGACAATGTAAGTACACAGCTGCTAGAAGCATCATAAATCTATGCTATGTGACTTTGAAAGACGGTTGTTTattgaagctttatttgtacCTGAAGGTGTTGATGGTCCAGGGTTATCTGGCCAAGTCTGGCTGGGGTTTTCCTAAAGGGAAAGTCAATGAAGATGAGGCTTTCCATGACTGCGCTGTTAGAGAAGTATGCCGTTTTCTTGGCtgtgaaaatataaatgttgGTTTGATATATTTAGAAGTCAGTGTAATGAAAACTATGTTAATGTTGTTCTGTTTTCTGTGCAGGTTTTAGAGGAGACAGGCTTTGATATCCGAGATCGCATCTGCAAAAAGACATATATCGAGCAGAGAATTTCAGATCAATTGGCTCGATTGTACATTATACCAGGAGTTCCTAAAGACACCAAGTTTAACCCCAAGACCAGAAAAGAAATAAGGGTGTATATACATTTGGATGCCTTTTTTGTCTGTATACAAGCACATTTGTTTGATTGTACAAAGCATCCATTGAATTTCTCTGCTCTTTTGATTCCTGATAGAACATTGAATGGTTCCCGGTGGATAAACTGCCTTGCCACAGGAACGATATGACCCCTAAATCCAAGCTCGGACTGGCTCCTAACAAGTTTTTTATGGCTATTCCATTTATGAGGTACATCTCCTGTCACATCTTTAATGAACATCTAAAGTGGTTCATAGGGGTGTTTTTGTTTGACTGAAGTGTCTAACTGAGGTGTGATGTGCTCGTCTACAGGCAGCTTAGAGAGTGGATTGCCAAACACAAAGGAGAGTCAACAAGCAGTGATGAGGATTTTGTGTCCAATGGCAGCACACCATGCAAACCATTCCGGTGCGATTATTCTTGCTATATTTAATGTCTGCAaagatttaatatttttcatgaagAGCTAATAGTGCAGTAGAGTTATGCTGCCTACTCACTATAGTAGGGATGGACCAGGATGGTGGACTGATCGACTAGTTGTCCAAAAACGAATAATCAGTGTAATATTTTAGTGGTTGTGCATTTAAAGAGGGACACCTATCATCAAATAGGAGACAGCAGcctatttattgttattttacttatttatttgttgaataGATAACCTACTGAAGGCTTATTATGTGGGGTTCCTTAAGACTGAATAGCCATTCAGAAAGCCCACTGACTTGATATGAAAATAATCAACTATGCAATATGTATTATGATctgtgttgggtgtaacgcattactaagtaattaattactgtaatttaattacctTTCCCTtgaaaagtaaagtaagggattaatcttaatttttctgtaatttaaatagttatttctgatgtaattgcattaaatactgtatatagacTATATATTACTTCTCCCTTTACatactttggtcagttcaagaataatttatgcaattttatattatttatttgaaagaattaagaGTAGTTTCATGTCTCTCCTTGTATTGTATGAGTAATTAGTAAAGTAATATAATTACTGTTGAAGATTTAGTAATTAGTATTGAGCTGGACGATgatatcactgttttctccagagctgctttatagatgaattgaactcatttcataattgatgttCTTAATCCAGTTATTGATCAGAACTGAAtaaacactgaactgatttcaactgaatatcatctttttagagctgctttatagcagaattgaactctgtttccatcattgatcattattttcctgtttatcattgtaaagctgctttaaaacaatctgtattgtataaagtgctatagaaataaatgctATATTGTTGCTCCTCTGCTCAGCTCAAAGCCCAGAAGATCTCAGATGTTGGTGGAAGCATCTCCAGTGTCAGGTGACAGCTGGTCAAAGCAGAAACAACAGAAAACCTTTGGACAAACCTCCCAGAGTGAGTTAGCAGACATGCTTAAACCCAAGGTAGGTGTTcacatcataaaataattcatgtacataaataaaaaatgctgttaTAGGTAGGTGTGAACAGTATAACCAATCTTATATAGTACAGAGAAAAGAAAGCTTATACAGAAAGTCGCATGTTAGTATATGGGGATCAAATTCAGATCTGATTCATGATTTATTGCTCTTTTAataacctttttatttatatatatatatatatatatatatatatatatatataatataatctcAAGCACATCACactctctttatttatttattctcattcatctgtttttttttttgttttttttgttttttttaatcactctGATGTCTAGTTAACTTCAAGCATTTCTGTGCACTGAAAgctgcaaaaatatatttacatacccAGTGCTGGTTCCATTTTTCGTTAGAGTTATAAGACATGAACCAAGCCAGCCAGCTACGAGGAAAGTCTTAGAAGGGAAAGTTTCTAAAAATcgacaaaaatacaaaggtacaagactgtg
The DNA window shown above is from Ctenopharyngodon idella isolate HZGC_01 chromosome 10, HZGC01, whole genome shotgun sequence and carries:
- the dcp2 gene encoding m7GpppN-mRNA hydrolase, yielding METKRGEIPNGLLDDLCSRFILHIPSEERDNAIRVCFQIELAHWFYLDFCLQNSPGLPQCGIRDFAKAVFNHCPFLLPQGEDVQKVLEQWKEYKMGVPTFGAIILDETLDNVLMVQGYLAKSGWGFPKGKVNEDEAFHDCAVREVLEETGFDIRDRICKKTYIEQRISDQLARLYIIPGVPKDTKFNPKTRKEIRNIEWFPVDKLPCHRNDMTPKSKLGLAPNKFFMAIPFMRQLREWIAKHKGESTSSDEDFVSNGSTPCKPFRSKPRRSQMLVEASPVSGDSWSKQKQQKTFGQTSQSELADMLKPKNHVKGNGKKHQESPTLKKRANGVSQQQKDDKKLQPRRLQDNFDTDAAADVCGYNGQEDLCYEEYEYILSSRSFLSFKFDREAIMKSCFES